One window of the Danaus plexippus chromosome 25, MEX_DaPlex, whole genome shotgun sequence genome contains the following:
- the LOC116775164 gene encoding heat shock protein 30D-like yields the protein MSENQIQIPVELTETLVFDDAFTSMKERFVAEMKRIDEAMVKFSNRFLQSQTARIDSNTSSPDPHADLLTNSPLVEGEGENKILKLQFDVSQFNPEEVTVSMLQNKLMISAAHKESTDTSTSLREYRREFYFPQGVDPANITSSLSKDGVLIVQAPLAITDNATPK from the exons atgtCCGAAAACCAGATCCAAATTCCCGTAGAGCTGACGGAGACACTGGTCTTCGACGACGCATTCACATCCATGAAGGAACGGTTCGTGGCCGAGATGAAGAGGATCGATGAGGCCATGGTCAAGTTCAG CAATAGGTTCCTCCAATCCCAGACAGCGCGGATCGACAGCAACACGTCATCCCCCGACCCTCACGCAGACCTCCTCACCAACTCCCCGCTGGTGGAAGGCGAGGGGGAGAATAAAATACTCAAATTACAGTTCGATGTCAGCCAATTCAACCCTGAAGAA GTGACGGTGAGCATGCTACAAAACAAGCTGATGATATCCGCCGCCCACAAGGAGAGTACCGACACCAGCACCAGCCTCCGGGAGTACAGGAGGGAGTTCTACTTCCCCCAGGGCGTGGACCCCGCGAACATCACCTCGTCACTCTCCAAGGACGGGGTGCTCATAGTACAGGCACCGCTGGCGATAACCGACAACGCGACTCCCAAATAA